TAAAAGACCCCGAAAACGGTCAAGATGCTGAAGATGAGCGAAGGCATTCGTACCGAGACCTGACCGATTCCGAAGAGATCGATCCAATAGTGCAGTACCATCTCGTAAAGCGGTGGATTGTTGCCTTTTTGCAGTTCGGCAATGATCTCTCCGACAGAAGCCTGTGCATGAAAAATTGAGAATGGCTCATCCAACCCGATCGGAGTATTGGTAACGGCAATGATCCCCGAAATAAGATTGATGACAAAAAGAACTGCCAGCGCTAAGAATCCCTGCTGCCGCGAGCTCAGTTGTTGAAGACCGATCATCGCACGAATATACTTGTGAAACATTATTTGACCTATGTGCAGCACAGTAAGGTGAGATGTGCTAATTTTCATGCATGAAAGCCCTTAAATACATCCTTATTGCAGTCGTTGTGCTTATTGCCATTCCTGCCATTACCGCACTATTTGTGCAGAAAGACTTTTCTGTTGAACGCTCCATCATTATTGAACGACCTAAAGAGCAAGTGTTCGATTACCTCAAGCACCTTCGAAATCAGGACAATTTCAGCAAGTGGGGGCAGATGGATCCGAACATGAAAAAGACATTCTCAGGAACGGATGCAACGGTTGGGTTCATTTCGGCATGGGAAAGTCAAAATCCGGATGTTGGAAAAGGGGAACAGGAGATCACGGCCATCATTGACGGTGAAAAGGTGGATTTCGAGCTGCGCTTCCTCGAACCTTGGCAAGCGACAAACTTCGCATCGCTGTCTACAGAAAGTGTGGGTGATGAGCGGACGGAAGTTACTTGGTCATTCCGGGGCCGAATGGAATACCCAATGAACCTGATGTTGGTTGCCACGGATTTTGACAAGGCCATTGGGGACGATTTCAACCAAGGGTTAGAGAATCTGAAGAAAATCCTTGAAGAACAATAGCCAATTTCTTGTGTTTAAGCACAGATGATACGGAGGGTCATTTTATTTCTGGTACTGAATTTCGGAGCGCTGCTTCTCGGAGGTCTCCTGATGAACGGTGAGGTGACCGGAGATTGGTATCTCTCCTTGAACAAGGCTCCTTGGACTCCACCGGGATGGGTTTTCGGTGCTGCTTGGACCACCATCATGCTCTGTTTCACCATTTACATGACGCTTGCTTGGGAACATGTTAAGAACAAGCGGAACCTCCTGATTCTCTTCGGGATTCAATGGGTGCTCAACGTATTTTGGAACCCCGTGTTCTTTGCACTTCATTATGTTGCACCAGGGCTTGTCATCATAATGAGTTTAACGCTACTTGTCGGCTATTTTCTCATTGGTTACTTGCAAGAGCTCTCATGGAAAGTGCTTTTCGTAGTTCCCTACTTTGCGTGGCTGCTGGTGGCCACTTCGCTCAATGCCTACATTCTCCTGTACAATTAGGACTCCTTTTCGGAATCCAGCAGTTCGTTGAAATCCAAGTTGCGGAGACTTGGAATAAGTACGCCCGTTCCAATAACCGTTAGTAGTGTGATGGTTCCTCCGAGAACAACGGCATTCACCGTTCCGAACAATCGTGCGGTAAGCCCACTCTCAAACGCACCGAGTTCATTGCTCGAACCAACAAACATGGAGTTGACCGAAGCCACACGGCCGCGCATGTGATCGGGCGTGTAGAGTTGCAGTATGGTCTGCCGCACCACCACACTTACTCCATCCGTAACGCCACTTAGGAAGAGTGCCAACAGAGAGACCCAATAAATCTCCGACAGTCCGAAGACGATGATGCACGCCCCGAAACCGAAAATAGCCGCCAATAGCTTCTTTCCTGCGTTTCTGTTGAGCGGAAAATACGCCACCACCAACATGATGAGAAATGAGCCGACCGCTGGCGCGGCCCTCAAAAAACCGAAACCGACCGAACCAACTTTCAGAATATCCTGCGCAAAGACGGGAAGCAGCGCCACAGCTCCACCAAACAGTACGGCAAACATATCGAGCGTGATGGCGCCCAGAATCTCCTTGGTGCGGAAAACGAAGCGGATCCCCTCTTTCAAACTATGTCCTACAGGTTCTTTGCTGTCCTTGTTCTTCACATCCTGAGGCGGAATCCGTAGCAGCAAGAGCAAAGAAATGAGCACAATTCCTACAATGATGAGCATGGACCAATGCACCCCCATGAAACCGATGGCAAGCCCACCGATGGCGGGTCCAGCAACCGCTCCGGATTGCCATGCCATGCTACTCCATGTGGCTCCATTCGGGTAAACCTCTTTCGGAACAAGCAATGAGAAAAGTGAGAAAATGGTAGGCCCGATGAACGAACGGACAAAGCCACCCAAGAACACAAGTCCGTAAATGCCCCAGATCAACGTCTGTGTTTGAAAATGCTCCGCGAACCAAGGCCATGTAAGGAGGAAGAGTCCAGAACTGATACTCAGAAATGCCAGCAATCCTTTGACCAACAAATTGCGTTTTTCTGAGCGGTCCACAATATGACCGGCATACAGGGCAAGTGACATGGCGGGCATTACTTCCATCA
The nucleotide sequence above comes from Flavobacteriales bacterium. Encoded proteins:
- a CDS encoding MFS transporter; this encodes MSKKDPYAALRFPQFRIFMALRFGLVLAWAMQFVVVEWEVYRLTKDPLSLGFIGLMEVMPAMSLALYAGHIVDRSEKRNLLVKGLLAFLSISSGLFLLTWPWFAEHFQTQTLIWGIYGLVFLGGFVRSFIGPTIFSLFSLLVPKEVYPNGATWSSMAWQSGAVAGPAIGGLAIGFMGVHWSMLIIVGIVLISLLLLLRIPPQDVKNKDSKEPVGHSLKEGIRFVFRTKEILGAITLDMFAVLFGGAVALLPVFAQDILKVGSVGFGFLRAAPAVGSFLIMLVVAYFPLNRNAGKKLLAAIFGFGACIIVFGLSEIYWVSLLALFLSGVTDGVSVVVRQTILQLYTPDHMRGRVASVNSMFVGSSNELGAFESGLTARLFGTVNAVVLGGTITLLTVIGTGVLIPSLRNLDFNELLDSEKES
- a CDS encoding tryptophan-rich sensory protein, with protein sequence MIRRVILFLVLNFGALLLGGLLMNGEVTGDWYLSLNKAPWTPPGWVFGAAWTTIMLCFTIYMTLAWEHVKNKRNLLILFGIQWVLNVFWNPVFFALHYVAPGLVIIMSLTLLVGYFLIGYLQELSWKVLFVVPYFAWLLVATSLNAYILLYN
- a CDS encoding polyketide cyclase, translating into MKALKYILIAVVVLIAIPAITALFVQKDFSVERSIIIERPKEQVFDYLKHLRNQDNFSKWGQMDPNMKKTFSGTDATVGFISAWESQNPDVGKGEQEITAIIDGEKVDFELRFLEPWQATNFASLSTESVGDERTEVTWSFRGRMEYPMNLMLVATDFDKAIGDDFNQGLENLKKILEEQ